Proteins found in one Streptomyces sp. NBC_00461 genomic segment:
- a CDS encoding SDR family oxidoreductase, which translates to MDWRFRRFLDARVVRHGQWHLRPGATDGDGNAMAATLDEFGEAIAASAPLGRIGRDDDMAGVAVFLASRAGAYLTGAVIPVDGGIATTA; encoded by the coding sequence ATGGATTGGCGGTTTCGGCGTTTTCTCGATGCCCGCGTTGTTCGGCATGGTCAATGGCATCTACGGCCGGGTGCTACTGACGGAGACGGGAATGCAATGGCTGCAACCCTCGATGAGTTCGGCGAGGCGATCGCGGCGTCGGCCCCACTAGGCCGGATCGGCCGCGACGACGACATGGCGGGTGTCGCCGTGTTCCTCGCCAGCCGGGCAGGCGCATACCTGACGGGCGCCGTGATCCCCGTCGACGGCGGCATCGCCACAACCGCGTAG
- a CDS encoding class I SAM-dependent methyltransferase, with translation MSNDIAAGSPASGFPLPADGYVGDPEVRAEWDSRYSDRHQLWSGRPNGALVAEVAGLTPGRVLDVGCGEGADAVWLAGSGWEVTALEVSGVALERAAGHARDAGVAVRWVHAALTEAVLPPASFDLVSAQYPALLRTPGAAAERALLAAVAPGGVLLLVHHAGMDTQHPHDGGFDPADYVWPSMVADLLNDDWEVEVDEQRPRVAPDGGAGAHHTDDVVLRVRRLR, from the coding sequence ATGAGCAACGACATCGCAGCGGGATCGCCCGCGTCCGGCTTCCCCTTGCCTGCCGACGGATATGTAGGAGACCCCGAGGTGCGGGCGGAATGGGACAGCCGGTACTCCGACCGGCACCAGTTGTGGAGCGGCCGGCCCAACGGAGCGCTCGTGGCCGAGGTCGCCGGGCTCACTCCAGGGCGGGTGCTCGACGTCGGCTGTGGCGAGGGTGCGGATGCCGTCTGGCTCGCGGGCAGCGGCTGGGAGGTGACCGCGCTCGAGGTCTCGGGCGTGGCGCTGGAGCGGGCGGCCGGGCACGCGCGGGACGCCGGCGTCGCCGTTCGCTGGGTGCACGCCGCACTCACCGAGGCGGTGCTTCCGCCGGCCTCCTTCGATCTGGTTTCCGCGCAGTACCCAGCGCTGCTGCGCACCCCGGGCGCCGCGGCCGAGCGGGCGCTGCTCGCGGCCGTCGCGCCTGGTGGGGTGCTGCTGCTGGTTCACCACGCGGGGATGGACACTCAGCACCCGCACGACGGCGGCTTCGACCCGGCTGACTACGTCTGGCCCTCGATGGTCGCCGATCTGCTCAACGACGACTGGGAGGTGGAGGTGGACGAGCAGCGACCACGGGTGGCACCCGACGGTGGCGCGGGCGCGCACCATACCGACGACGTGGTGCTGCGCGTGCGTCGGCTGCGCTGA
- a CDS encoding GNAT family N-acetyltransferase, translated as MTSQTGTRALDVHRIERWAMAGNTGSCAAAEKLGFTVERTLRSRSIADEGKPHG; from the coding sequence TTGACATCACAGACAGGCACACGAGCGCTCGACGTGCACCGCATCGAGCGGTGGGCCATGGCCGGCAACACCGGCTCGTGTGCCGCCGCCGAGAAACTCGGCTTCACCGTCGAAAGGACACTGCGCAGTCGCAGCATCGCCGACGAAGGCAAACCGCACGGCTGA